A window from Actinomycetota bacterium encodes these proteins:
- a CDS encoding valine dehydrogenase, whose protein sequence is MDGPLSLLEGHEQVVYTSNEDAGLRCIIAIHSTALGPSLGGTRFFPYPDEEAALVDVLRLSQAMTYKAACAGLTLGGGKAAIIGDPETDKTEPLLRAYGRAIESLNGRYITACDVGTYPDDMAVVAEETRWATGMDRAHGGSGDSGVTTAYGVFVAARAVAEHLWGSDQLDGRHVAIQGLGKVGGRLAQYLADAGAKLTVADIDADAVDRVVARTGAEVVDPVDILEVDADILSPNALGAVLSEQTIDRLQVAAICGGANNQLATVEDAGRLQERGILYAPDYVVNAGGLIQVSDELQPGGYSEERTLRCADRIGQTLRDIFDLARELDVTTELAAERVAERRIASVGRLRTFYLRSRRR, encoded by the coding sequence GTGGACGGGCCGCTCTCGCTGCTCGAGGGCCACGAGCAGGTGGTGTACACCTCCAACGAGGACGCGGGCCTGCGCTGCATCATCGCGATCCACTCCACGGCGCTCGGACCGTCGCTGGGCGGAACGCGGTTCTTTCCGTACCCGGACGAGGAGGCGGCGCTGGTCGACGTGCTGCGGCTCAGCCAGGCGATGACGTACAAGGCGGCCTGCGCGGGCCTGACCCTCGGCGGGGGGAAAGCAGCCATCATCGGCGACCCGGAGACCGATAAGACCGAGCCGCTGCTGCGGGCCTACGGCCGCGCGATCGAGTCGCTCAACGGCCGCTACATCACCGCCTGCGACGTCGGCACGTACCCGGACGACATGGCGGTCGTCGCCGAAGAGACCCGGTGGGCGACGGGGATGGATCGCGCCCACGGCGGGTCCGGAGACAGCGGCGTCACCACCGCCTACGGCGTCTTCGTCGCGGCCAGAGCGGTTGCGGAGCACCTGTGGGGCTCGGATCAGCTCGATGGGCGCCACGTCGCCATCCAGGGGCTCGGGAAGGTCGGCGGACGTCTGGCTCAGTACCTGGCCGACGCCGGGGCGAAGCTGACCGTCGCCGACATCGACGCCGACGCGGTCGACCGCGTGGTTGCGCGCACCGGGGCGGAGGTGGTCGATCCGGTCGACATCCTGGAGGTGGACGCCGACATCCTCTCCCCCAACGCGCTCGGCGCGGTGTTGAGCGAGCAGACCATCGACCGACTCCAGGTGGCCGCGATCTGCGGTGGGGCGAACAACCAGCTCGCGACCGTCGAGGACGCCGGGCGCCTCCAGGAGCGCGGCATCCTCTACGCCCCCGACTACGTGGTGAACGCCGGTGGACTGATCCAGGTCTCCGATGAGCTACAGCCCGGCGGGTACTCGGAGGAGCGCACCCTCCGCTGCGCCGACCGGATCGGCCAGACCCTGCGTGACATCTTCGACCTCGCCCGCGAACTGGACGTCACCACCGAGTTGGCGGCCGAGCGCGTCGCCGAACGGCGCATCGCCTCGGTCGGTCGCCTGCGCACCTTCTACCTCCGCAGCCGGAGACGGTGA